A section of the Streptomyces sp. NBC_01591 genome encodes:
- a CDS encoding lantibiotic dehydratase: protein MPEPTAGQPGHHVPIADGTFAVWDQCVLRTAGMPFDWVTGLEAPALTPDPGAGPMPGEFAVHFARELRGTLERLRDAIRQPRFREAVAWQNPQLLARYVDAFSAGAVPERLTKSDRKKAMRLTRYLQRYCTKNETIGFFGPVAWAQLTDGHGLSVTTGARLLRSRSVHFESWAVDAVGAALVRRFELRPWLAPRRNPSVAVEGNRAAAPQRQPVLLDELSLVLLNAADGTRSAVALAEEAAWLGFVDPAAEDEVFERLDDLAQRRLLRWDLVLPLGSWPERDLCARLDAVGDSRLRDRARAEVDRLLAARDATHAAAGDADAVVRAVEELNTVFEDVTDAPSSRRPGEFAGGRTLVYEDAQRDVDVRVGGDLLARIGDALDLVLRSARWLTDRVAAHCREAADRCFDELRARGDGRPVRLSAMTLLLGPHLIEGKDLITDRAGAELRQRWWDILGPACGDGTAPVQVTSAELRDRVRAAFDCPGPGWTAARYHSPDLMLVTPDGARSATGALFVLGELHTAVNTLENRVYAAQHPDPESLTRRVAEDGLTGRIVPMLPKNWRAVTSRTFPPLTHLLPDYTYWSIGDDPGGAPVDDVLPAGGLCVERHDGRLLVRDEGGAFDADLVEVLGELLSMVTVDAFGMVPPLPHQPRIVVDNLVVARETWRVPIAGTGLTRSGDDAARFLAYQQFADRLGLPRRVFIRVTGERKPVYVDRRSPLLITSLLHLVRGAAERPNAELTVTEMLPDREHLWLPDADGDLYTSEFRLVAVDRAATR from the coding sequence GTGCCTGAGCCGACGGCCGGCCAGCCCGGGCACCACGTTCCGATTGCCGACGGAACCTTCGCCGTCTGGGACCAGTGCGTCCTGCGGACGGCGGGCATGCCGTTCGACTGGGTCACCGGCCTCGAAGCGCCGGCCCTGACCCCGGACCCGGGGGCCGGCCCCATGCCCGGGGAGTTCGCCGTGCACTTCGCGCGGGAGCTGCGCGGCACACTCGAGCGGCTGCGCGACGCCATCCGGCAGCCGCGCTTCCGTGAGGCCGTGGCGTGGCAGAACCCCCAACTGCTCGCACGGTACGTGGACGCGTTCTCCGCGGGGGCGGTTCCGGAACGCCTCACCAAGAGCGATCGCAAGAAGGCGATGCGGCTCACCCGCTACCTGCAGCGGTACTGCACGAAGAACGAGACCATCGGCTTCTTCGGCCCCGTCGCCTGGGCACAGCTGACCGACGGCCACGGCCTGAGCGTGACGACGGGCGCCAGGCTGTTGAGAAGCCGGTCCGTGCACTTCGAGAGCTGGGCTGTCGACGCCGTCGGCGCGGCGCTCGTCAGGCGCTTCGAGCTCCGCCCCTGGCTTGCGCCCCGGCGCAATCCGTCCGTGGCGGTGGAAGGGAACCGGGCCGCCGCGCCCCAGCGACAGCCGGTCCTCCTGGACGAGTTGTCCCTCGTGCTGCTCAACGCCGCCGACGGCACACGCTCGGCGGTGGCCCTGGCCGAGGAGGCCGCCTGGCTGGGGTTCGTCGACCCCGCCGCGGAGGACGAGGTCTTCGAACGGCTCGACGACCTGGCGCAGCGTAGGCTCCTGCGTTGGGACCTGGTGTTGCCGCTCGGATCCTGGCCCGAGCGTGACCTCTGCGCACGCCTCGATGCGGTGGGGGACAGCCGGCTGCGGGACCGAGCCCGCGCGGAGGTGGACCGTCTGCTGGCGGCGCGGGACGCGACGCACGCAGCCGCCGGAGACGCCGACGCCGTGGTCCGGGCCGTTGAGGAACTCAACACGGTGTTCGAAGACGTGACGGACGCGCCGTCCTCTCGAAGACCCGGGGAGTTCGCCGGTGGACGGACCCTCGTCTACGAGGACGCGCAGCGTGACGTCGACGTCCGGGTTGGCGGCGATCTGCTCGCCAGGATCGGCGACGCCCTCGATCTCGTCCTGCGCTCGGCCAGATGGCTGACCGACCGTGTCGCCGCTCACTGCCGCGAGGCCGCCGACCGGTGCTTCGACGAACTGCGGGCGCGTGGGGACGGGAGACCGGTCCGCCTGAGCGCCATGACTCTGCTCCTCGGCCCCCATCTCATCGAGGGGAAGGACCTGATAACCGACCGAGCGGGCGCGGAACTGAGGCAGCGGTGGTGGGACATCCTGGGACCCGCGTGCGGGGACGGCACGGCCCCGGTGCAGGTGACGTCGGCCGAGCTCCGCGACCGCGTGCGGGCGGCGTTTGACTGCCCTGGTCCCGGTTGGACCGCGGCGCGGTACCACAGCCCGGATCTGATGCTGGTGACCCCCGACGGCGCACGAAGCGCCACGGGCGCCCTCTTCGTCCTCGGCGAACTGCACACGGCCGTGAACACGTTGGAGAACCGGGTATACGCCGCCCAGCACCCAGACCCTGAGTCGCTGACGCGCCGGGTGGCGGAAGACGGCCTCACCGGCCGCATCGTGCCGATGCTGCCCAAGAACTGGCGGGCCGTGACGTCACGGACCTTCCCGCCTCTGACCCACCTGCTGCCGGACTACACCTACTGGTCGATCGGCGACGATCCCGGCGGCGCGCCGGTCGACGACGTGCTGCCGGCCGGCGGCCTGTGCGTCGAGCGGCACGACGGACGGTTGCTGGTGCGGGACGAGGGCGGCGCCTTCGACGCCGATCTCGTGGAAGTCCTGGGCGAGTTGCTGTCCATGGTGACCGTCGATGCCTTCGGCATGGTGCCGCCGCTGCCGCACCAGCCGAGAATCGTCGTGGACAACCTCGTTGTGGCGCGGGAGACGTGGCGTGTCCCCATCGCCGGGACGGGGCTCACACGGAGTGGCGACGACGCCGCTAGATTCCTGGCGTATCAGCAGTTCGCAGACCGTCTGGGGCTGCCGCGGCGGGTGTTCATCCGGGTCACCGGGGAGCGCAAGCCGGTCTATGTTGACCGGCGGAGCCCCTTGTTGATCACCTCGCTCCTGCACCTGGTGCGGGGGGCCGCCGAACGGCCCAACGCGGAGCTGACGGTCACCGAGATGCTTCCAGACCGGGAACACCTCTGGCTGCCGGACGCCGACGGCGATCTGTACACCAGCGAGTTCAGGCTCGTCGCCGTCGACCGAGCGGCAACACGCTGA